One genomic segment of Gemmatimonadota bacterium includes these proteins:
- a CDS encoding peptide ABC transporter substrate-binding protein, which produces MRRRIHALICTAAFFIAACGSPGDGSGAGTQASRVNSVGRELPADAAPLGEQYIRLSMLEPSTLDVGISLFDAQFNAFLFESLLVFDEDMEIRGAAAESWSVADDHVTWTFRIRAGAKWSDGRPVTAHDFAWSFRRLLDPANANIFAYFYYPIKGARAFNSGQTSDASTVGVRAVDDRTLVIETEEPCSYFPYILTFFTSVPAPRWQVEKYGIQWSEPEYCVSNSTWRLATWDKSVGMTYTLNPHYNGPWKGYLERIEFTFILPGWRGLPAYENGEFDRIAVLGPDYHHARMDPALSRELITYPNFGTYYTIFRTTEPPYNNVRLRQALAHAIDREAICNVVLGGGATPAYGMLPKGFPGYQVERIRKYQAFDPELARQRLAEAGYPGGKGLPPLELWVRGQPPTPDEWNVVVAMQQMFREHLGIRVNLRQQSTNAFNAFMRDHEIPWGFLWFNMDYPDPSDMIAVPWRSQPAGSGRQDWQHDGFDRLVDAAARVFDEDRRVAMYQDAEVILAEEAAGVFLHNMVNATLVKPWVMGIGENRFGDRRWSGFAPAFATLYIGERGEASGRR; this is translated from the coding sequence ATGCGTCGACGGATACACGCCCTTATCTGCACCGCGGCGTTTTTCATCGCGGCCTGCGGATCGCCGGGTGACGGATCCGGCGCCGGAACGCAGGCGTCGCGCGTCAATTCGGTGGGCCGGGAGCTGCCGGCCGACGCCGCGCCCCTGGGCGAGCAGTACATCCGGCTGAGCATGCTGGAGCCGTCCACCCTGGACGTGGGCATATCCCTCTTTGACGCCCAGTTCAACGCCTTCCTCTTCGAATCCCTGCTGGTCTTCGACGAAGACATGGAGATCAGGGGCGCGGCGGCCGAGTCCTGGTCCGTAGCGGACGACCACGTGACCTGGACTTTCAGGATCCGCGCGGGCGCGAAGTGGAGCGACGGCCGGCCGGTGACCGCCCACGATTTCGCGTGGTCCTTCCGCCGGCTGCTCGATCCCGCCAACGCCAACATCTTCGCCTACTTCTACTATCCGATCAAGGGCGCCCGGGCCTTCAACTCGGGGCAGACAAGCGATGCGTCGACCGTCGGCGTCAGGGCCGTGGACGACCGAACGCTGGTGATCGAAACCGAAGAACCCTGTTCCTATTTCCCCTACATACTCACCTTTTTTACCTCCGTGCCGGCGCCCCGGTGGCAGGTGGAAAAGTACGGGATACAGTGGTCCGAACCGGAATACTGCGTGTCCAATTCCACCTGGCGTCTCGCGACCTGGGACAAGAGCGTCGGCATGACCTATACGCTCAATCCCCACTACAACGGACCGTGGAAGGGATACCTCGAACGCATTGAGTTCACCTTCATCCTTCCGGGCTGGCGGGGCCTGCCCGCCTATGAAAACGGTGAATTCGACCGGATCGCCGTATTGGGCCCCGACTATCACCACGCGCGTATGGATCCCGCCCTGAGCCGCGAGCTGATCACCTACCCCAACTTCGGCACCTACTATACGATCTTCAGGACAACCGAGCCTCCCTACAATAACGTCCGGCTGCGCCAGGCCCTCGCCCACGCCATCGACCGTGAGGCCATCTGCAACGTCGTCCTGGGCGGCGGCGCCACGCCCGCCTACGGCATGCTGCCGAAAGGGTTTCCCGGTTACCAGGTGGAGCGGATCCGGAAGTACCAGGCCTTCGATCCAGAGCTGGCACGGCAGAGACTGGCGGAGGCGGGCTATCCCGGCGGCAAGGGACTTCCCCCGCTCGAACTCTGGGTGCGGGGCCAGCCGCCGACGCCGGACGAATGGAACGTGGTGGTCGCCATGCAGCAGATGTTCCGGGAACACCTGGGGATCAGAGTGAATCTCCGTCAGCAGTCCACCAACGCCTTCAACGCCTTCATGCGCGACCACGAGATCCCGTGGGGATTTCTCTGGTTCAACATGGACTACCCGGACCCCAGCGACATGATCGCCGTGCCGTGGCGCTCCCAGCCCGCGGGATCGGGCCGGCAGGACTGGCAACACGATGGTTTCGATCGCCTGGTGGATGCCGCCGCGCGGGTATTCGACGAGGACAGACGCGTCGCCATGTACCAGGATGCCGAGGTGATCCTGGCCGAGGAAGCCGCGGGCGTATTCCTGCACAACATGGTCAACGCGACCCTGGTCAAGCCCTGGGTCATGGGCATCGGGGAAAACCGGTTCGGCGACCGCAGGTGGAGCGGTTTCGCGCCGGCCTTCGCCACCCTGTACATCGGGGAACGCGGAGAAGCGTCCGGGCGGAGATAG
- a CDS encoding sugar phosphate isomerase/epimerase: MSRPVTLFTGQWADLTLETLAEKAAGWGFDGLELACWGDHFDVNQGAGSKAYCEDRRALLEKHGLQIFSISNHLAGQAVCDLIDSRHEAILPPHVWGDGDPEGVRRRAAEEMKQTARAAANMGLDVVNGFTGSSIWHLLYSFPPVDPSSIDAGFDDFAARWNPILDVFDEVGVRYGLEVHPTEIAFDISSAQRALDALGNREAFGFNYDPSHFGYQGVNYVDFIRTFRDRIYHVHMKDVWWSERPTRAGVFGGHVNFGHPDRYWDFRSLGRGSIDFEEIIRALNEIGYQGPLSIEWEDSGMDREHGAEEACDFTKGVDFPPSDVAFDAAFAEE; this comes from the coding sequence ATGTCCCGTCCCGTAACGCTTTTTACCGGCCAGTGGGCGGACCTCACCCTTGAAACCCTCGCCGAGAAGGCGGCGGGATGGGGGTTCGACGGTCTCGAGCTGGCCTGCTGGGGTGACCATTTCGACGTCAATCAGGGCGCCGGGAGCAAGGCGTACTGCGAAGACCGCAGGGCGCTGCTCGAAAAGCACGGCCTGCAGATATTCTCCATCAGCAATCATCTCGCCGGACAGGCGGTCTGCGATCTGATCGATTCCCGTCACGAGGCGATCCTGCCGCCCCATGTCTGGGGAGACGGGGACCCGGAAGGCGTGCGCCGCCGCGCCGCCGAAGAGATGAAGCAGACCGCCCGGGCGGCCGCGAACATGGGCCTCGACGTGGTCAACGGGTTCACCGGTTCGTCGATCTGGCACCTGCTCTATTCCTTCCCGCCCGTGGACCCGTCGTCCATCGACGCGGGATTCGATGATTTCGCGGCGCGCTGGAATCCGATCCTGGACGTGTTCGACGAGGTCGGCGTGAGGTATGGCCTGGAAGTGCATCCCACGGAGATCGCCTTCGACATCTCGTCCGCCCAGCGCGCGCTGGACGCCCTGGGCAACCGCGAGGCCTTCGGATTCAACTACGATCCCAGCCACTTCGGCTACCAGGGCGTGAACTACGTGGACTTCATCCGGACCTTCCGCGATCGCATCTACCACGTGCACATGAAAGACGTCTGGTGGTCGGAACGCCCGACCCGGGCCGGGGTGTTCGGCGGGCACGTCAATTTCGGCCATCCCGACCGCTACTGGGATTTCCGGTCGCTCGGCCGCGGCAGCATCGATTTCGAGGAGATCATCCGCGCGCTGAACGAGATCGGGTACCAGGGCCCCCTCTCCATCGAGTGGGAAGACAGCGGTATGGACCGTGAGCATGGCGCCGAGGAAGCCTGCGACTTCACGAAGGGCGTCGACTTTCCGCCGTCCGACGTGGCCTTCGACGCCGCCTTCGCGGAAGAATGA